A stretch of Mucilaginibacter terrae DNA encodes these proteins:
- a CDS encoding NUDIX hydrolase produces the protein MEKHLVKFESSFSIDCVIFGFEAGELKVLLIERSDEPFRDWLALPGNLVENDEGIEEAAERILFELTGLHDLHMEQFHTFGAVNRHPRGRIITVAYYALIRIDGQRELKPGNFAKKALWHSVNDLPKLAYDHTEIFKTGFTKLRRRLSYQPIAYELLPEKFTLTQLQQLYEAILNKKLDKRNFRKKMLSYGFLKELDEKQKNVSFRAAKLYKFDRRKYSKIFQNELGVDMQ, from the coding sequence TTGGAAAAACATCTGGTTAAGTTTGAATCGTCTTTCTCAATAGACTGTGTAATATTTGGATTTGAGGCCGGCGAATTAAAAGTACTGTTAATTGAACGGAGTGATGAGCCGTTTAGAGATTGGCTGGCGCTGCCGGGTAACCTTGTAGAAAACGATGAAGGCATTGAAGAAGCAGCCGAACGTATTTTATTCGAGTTAACCGGTCTTCATGATTTACACATGGAGCAGTTTCACACGTTTGGCGCTGTAAATCGTCACCCGCGTGGCCGTATTATAACTGTAGCCTATTATGCTTTAATACGAATAGATGGGCAACGAGAACTAAAACCAGGTAATTTTGCTAAGAAGGCTCTTTGGCACAGTGTAAACGATTTGCCTAAATTGGCTTATGACCATACTGAAATTTTTAAAACCGGTTTTACAAAACTTCGCCGCAGGTTAAGTTATCAACCAATTGCATATGAGTTGCTGCCCGAGAAGTTTACCCTAACACAGCTTCAGCAGCTTTATGAAGCCATACTGAATAAAAAGCTGGATAAACGAAATTTCAGAAAAAAGATGCTCAGCTATGGTTTCCTCAAAGAATTAGACGAAAAGCAAAAGAATGTATCTTTTCGTGCAGCCAAGCTATATAAGTTTGACAGACGCAAGTACAGCAAAATATTCCAGAATGAGTTAGGTGTAGATATGCAATAA
- the gap gene encoding type I glyceraldehyde-3-phosphate dehydrogenase, giving the protein MKIGINGFGRIGRLAFRAAIQRPEIEIVGINDLVEPDYMAYMLKYDSTHGKFDGTIEVVNGNLVVNGQTIRVTAEKDPANLKWNEVGAEVVIESTGLFLTQETAQKHIDAGAKKVVMSAPAKDDTPTFVMGVNHKELKADQNIVSNASCTTNCLAPIAKILNDKFGIEEGLMSTIHAVTATQKTVDGPSAKDWRGGRGAYQNIIPSSTGAAKAVGLVLPELKGKLTGMSFRVPVADVSVVDLTVRLKNKATYEEVKAAMKEASEGELKGILGYTEDEVVSEDFKGDARTSIFDAKAGIALNDNFVKVVSWYDNEWGYSNKIIDLVQEIGKL; this is encoded by the coding sequence ATGAAAATAGGAATTAACGGATTCGGCCGTATCGGTCGTTTAGCTTTCAGAGCCGCCATTCAAAGACCAGAAATTGAAATTGTTGGTATCAATGACCTGGTAGAGCCTGATTATATGGCTTACATGTTAAAATATGATTCAACTCACGGCAAATTTGATGGCACTATCGAAGTTGTAAATGGCAATTTGGTTGTAAATGGCCAAACCATCCGTGTAACTGCAGAAAAAGACCCTGCAAACCTGAAATGGAACGAAGTTGGCGCAGAGGTTGTTATTGAGTCAACTGGTTTATTCTTAACCCAGGAAACTGCTCAAAAACACATTGATGCAGGTGCTAAAAAAGTAGTAATGTCGGCCCCGGCAAAAGATGATACCCCTACCTTTGTAATGGGTGTTAACCATAAAGAGCTGAAAGCCGATCAAAATATCGTTTCAAACGCTTCATGTACTACCAACTGTTTAGCGCCTATCGCTAAGATCCTTAACGATAAATTCGGTATCGAAGAAGGTTTGATGAGTACTATTCACGCAGTAACTGCTACTCAAAAAACAGTTGACGGCCCATCGGCTAAAGACTGGAGAGGTGGCCGTGGTGCATACCAAAACATCATCCCTTCATCAACCGGTGCTGCTAAAGCTGTTGGTTTGGTTTTACCTGAGTTGAAAGGTAAATTAACCGGTATGAGTTTCCGTGTACCAGTTGCCGACGTATCGGTAGTTGACTTAACCGTTCGTTTGAAAAACAAAGCTACTTACGAAGAAGTTAAAGCTGCAATGAAAGAAGCTTCTGAAGGTGAACTGAAAGGCATTTTAGGTTACACTGAAGACGAAGTTGTATCTGAAGACTTTAAAGGTGATGCACGTACTTCAATTTTTGATGCTAAAGCTGGTATCGCACTGAATGATAACTTTGTTAAAGTAGTATCATGGTACGACAACGAGTGGGGTTATTCAAACAAAATTATTGATCTTGTTCAAGAGATCGGTAAACTGTAA
- a CDS encoding N-acetylglucosamine kinase, translated as MKLIADGGSTKTNWCLVNDEGKKVYFNTEGYNPYFVSTEYIVKSLNDNLPADLEKDKLTEVNYYGAGCSTDEKRDIVKQAMSQVFPNAIVNIGHDLLAAARALLGRTEGFAAILGTGTNTCIYDGKDVVHNIDSGAYILGDEGSGCYIGKKLLVDYLRGYMPEAVRKNFWETYHLTPDDVNDRVYSQPLANRFCAGFSKFVYDNNVHLEYSRNLVKTSFEDFFRNLVTHYPNYKNYTFNCIGSVGYNFRNVLEEVVLEHGMKMGNIIRSPIDNLVKFHLENPAS; from the coding sequence ATGAAATTAATTGCTGACGGCGGCTCAACTAAAACAAACTGGTGTTTGGTAAATGACGAAGGTAAAAAGGTGTACTTTAATACCGAAGGTTATAACCCCTATTTTGTAAGTACCGAATATATCGTTAAATCGTTAAACGACAACCTTCCGGCCGACCTGGAAAAAGATAAACTTACTGAAGTAAATTATTATGGAGCAGGTTGCTCTACCGATGAGAAGCGTGATATTGTAAAGCAGGCCATGAGCCAGGTGTTTCCTAACGCAATTGTAAATATAGGTCATGATTTATTAGCTGCTGCACGTGCGTTGTTAGGCCGTACCGAGGGCTTTGCTGCCATCTTGGGTACAGGAACCAACACCTGTATATATGATGGTAAGGACGTGGTACATAACATTGATTCGGGCGCATATATATTAGGTGATGAAGGCAGCGGCTGTTATATAGGTAAAAAACTATTAGTTGACTACCTGCGCGGTTATATGCCCGAAGCTGTACGTAAAAACTTCTGGGAAACTTACCACTTAACCCCAGATGATGTGAACGACCGTGTTTACTCACAGCCTTTAGCCAACCGTTTTTGCGCCGGCTTCAGCAAGTTTGTTTACGACAATAATGTACATCTTGAATACTCACGCAACCTGGTTAAAACATCATTCGAAGACTTTTTCCGTAACCTGGTAACCCACTACCCTAACTATAAAAACTATACTTTTAACTGCATAGGTTCGGTTGGTTATAACTTTAGGAATGTACTCGAAGAAGTAGTGTTAGAACATGGGATGAAGATGGGCAACATCATCCGTTCGCCTATAGATAACCTGGTTAAGTTTCATCTCGAAAATCCAGCCTCTTAA
- the recQ gene encoding DNA helicase RecQ: METKKSLFDNLQNFFGFDNFKGEQEAIITNIMAGNDTFVIMPTGGGKSMCYQLPALMTEGTAIVISPLIALMKNQVDQLRAFCNSDSVAHFLNSSLTKAETIKVKEDVLAGKTKLLYVAPESLTKQDNIDFLRLNQLSFVAVDEAHCISEWGHDFRPEYRKIRQVITNLGENIPIIALTATATPKVQHDIQKNLQMNNATVYKSSFNRSNLFYEVRAKRNVLKEIIKFIKQHQGKSGIVYCLSRKKVEEVAEALKLNGVKALPYHAGLDAKVRADTQDKFLMEDADVIVATIAFGMGIDKPDVRYVIHHDVPKSMEGYYQETGRAGRDGGEGICVAFYSEKDVDKLQKFMKDKPVSEREIGTQILKEVIDYAESAVCRRKQILHYFGEDYDAGNCNCMCDNCAGDRQFFDAESQLHRALSLIKQLGDKFDDHHITAVLMGKDDPHVHHYEHHVLDVFGSGKEDGENLWCSLLRQALLDNFLSKDIDNYGLLKLTEKGHDFIDNPYSIRFVLNKPMGVTDDDDLEDGPKTGGGALDTQLLQMLKDLRKNIAKQKSLPPFVIFQDPSLEEMCTHYPVSTEELKQISGVGAGKAAKFGAPFVELIKKYVEDNDIDRPVDMVIKSAANKSALKVYIIQNIDRHLDLEDIAASKGLTYEEILREVESIVNSGTKLNLNYYIDEVIDEDKQEEVYDYFRSAEIDSIDDALVDLGVNDYTREEIQLMRIKFMSELGN, translated from the coding sequence ATCGAAACAAAGAAGTCTCTTTTTGATAACCTGCAAAATTTTTTCGGATTCGATAATTTTAAAGGTGAGCAAGAGGCGATCATAACCAACATCATGGCAGGTAATGACACTTTTGTTATTATGCCAACCGGCGGCGGTAAATCCATGTGTTATCAACTTCCGGCTTTAATGACGGAAGGTACAGCAATTGTTATTTCTCCCCTTATAGCCCTGATGAAAAATCAGGTTGATCAACTGAGAGCATTTTGTAATTCAGATAGCGTTGCCCACTTTTTAAATTCATCGTTAACCAAAGCCGAAACAATTAAGGTTAAGGAAGATGTACTGGCCGGCAAAACAAAATTATTGTATGTAGCCCCCGAATCATTAACTAAACAGGATAATATAGACTTTTTACGTCTGAATCAATTATCATTTGTAGCGGTTGATGAGGCGCACTGTATTTCAGAATGGGGGCATGATTTTCGCCCCGAATACCGTAAAATACGCCAGGTTATTACCAATTTAGGCGAGAATATTCCAATCATTGCATTAACAGCAACAGCTACCCCCAAGGTACAGCACGATATTCAAAAAAACCTGCAAATGAACAATGCTACGGTGTACAAATCATCGTTCAATCGTTCGAATTTGTTTTACGAGGTAAGGGCTAAACGCAATGTGCTAAAAGAAATCATCAAGTTTATTAAGCAGCACCAGGGAAAATCGGGCATTGTATACTGCCTGAGCCGTAAAAAGGTTGAAGAGGTTGCAGAGGCTTTAAAGCTTAATGGGGTTAAAGCCTTACCATATCATGCTGGTTTAGATGCTAAGGTACGTGCCGATACGCAAGACAAATTCCTGATGGAAGATGCCGATGTGATTGTGGCTACGATTGCCTTTGGTATGGGTATTGATAAACCTGATGTACGCTACGTAATACACCATGATGTACCTAAAAGCATGGAGGGATATTACCAGGAAACCGGTAGAGCCGGACGTGATGGCGGTGAGGGTATATGTGTAGCCTTCTACTCTGAAAAAGATGTAGATAAGCTGCAGAAATTCATGAAGGACAAGCCCGTTTCGGAACGCGAAATTGGTACACAAATACTTAAAGAGGTAATTGACTATGCCGAATCGGCCGTGTGCCGCCGTAAGCAGATATTGCATTACTTTGGCGAAGATTACGATGCAGGTAATTGTAATTGCATGTGTGATAATTGCGCCGGCGATCGGCAGTTTTTTGATGCCGAATCTCAACTGCACCGTGCACTAAGCTTAATTAAACAACTGGGCGATAAGTTTGACGATCATCATATTACCGCAGTATTGATGGGTAAGGATGATCCGCATGTACATCATTATGAGCACCATGTGCTTGATGTGTTTGGCTCAGGTAAAGAGGATGGAGAAAACCTTTGGTGTTCACTGCTTCGCCAGGCTTTATTAGATAATTTCCTGTCGAAAGATATTGATAACTACGGTTTGTTAAAACTTACCGAAAAGGGGCATGATTTTATCGACAATCCATACAGTATTCGTTTTGTGCTGAACAAGCCAATGGGGGTTACTGATGATGATGATTTGGAAGACGGTCCAAAAACCGGTGGAGGTGCGTTAGACACCCAATTGCTGCAAATGCTTAAAGATTTGCGTAAGAACATTGCCAAGCAAAAAAGCCTGCCGCCGTTCGTTATTTTCCAAGACCCATCATTAGAGGAAATGTGTACGCATTACCCGGTATCAACTGAGGAGTTGAAGCAAATTTCGGGTGTGGGGGCTGGTAAGGCTGCCAAGTTTGGTGCTCCATTTGTGGAGTTGATTAAAAAATATGTAGAGGATAATGATATTGACCGCCCGGTTGATATGGTGATTAAAAGCGCTGCTAATAAATCGGCCTTAAAAGTTTACATTATTCAAAACATTGATCGCCATTTAGATCTGGAAGATATTGCAGCATCAAAAGGCTTAACCTACGAAGAAATATTGCGTGAGGTTGAATCAATAGTAAACTCGGGTACCAAGCTAAACCTCAATTATTATATTGACGAAGTTATTGACGAAGACAAACAAGAAGAGGTGTACGATTATTTCCGTAGTGCCGAAATTGACTCAATAGATGATGCCTTGGTTGATTTGGGTGTAAATGATTACACCCGCGAAGAAATACAGCTCATGCGTATAAAATTCATGTCGGAGCTGGGTAACTAA
- a CDS encoding nucleotide sugar dehydrogenase, producing MVNQTPFLLNFLSLNSSQISIAVIGLGYVGLPLAVEFATKFKVVGYDHADARIADLIKSVDKTQETPTERLLAVTVSEPGTQGLFFSSNPSHLSSCNIYIVAVPTPTDKHNRPDLSLIIKASKTVGKVLKPGDLVIYESTVYPGVTEEVCVPVLEQVSGLKFNKDFFAGYSPERINPGDKVHTLTNIVKVTSGSTPEVAEFVDQLYRSIVKAGTHKAPSIRVAEACKVIENSQRDINIAFVNEIAKIFNILNIDTRAVLEAAGTKWNFLNFKPGLVGGHCTGVDPYYLAQKAQEVGYHPEIILAGRRINDGMGTYVAQEVVKLMIKNNIAVKHANILILGFTFKENCPDVRNTRVIDILHTLQEYDTNCKVYDPWANPVEVETEYGFKIFNSITDLIGKYDAVILAVEHREFLELNYENLKKNATTVIYDIKSVLNNTIVNGRL from the coding sequence ATGGTTAATCAAACCCCTTTTCTGTTAAATTTTCTTTCTCTGAATTCTTCTCAAATTTCGATTGCTGTAATAGGCTTAGGTTATGTAGGCTTACCTTTAGCTGTTGAATTTGCCACAAAGTTTAAGGTTGTTGGTTATGATCATGCTGATGCACGCATTGCCGATCTTATTAAAAGTGTTGATAAAACTCAGGAAACACCTACGGAACGTTTACTGGCTGTAACCGTATCAGAGCCCGGTACACAAGGCTTATTCTTTTCTTCTAACCCGTCACATTTGTCAAGCTGCAATATTTATATAGTAGCTGTACCTACTCCTACCGATAAGCACAATCGCCCCGATTTAAGCTTGATTATAAAAGCAAGCAAAACCGTAGGCAAAGTATTAAAGCCCGGAGATTTGGTTATTTATGAATCTACCGTGTACCCGGGTGTAACTGAAGAGGTTTGTGTGCCTGTGCTTGAACAGGTATCTGGATTGAAATTTAATAAAGATTTTTTTGCCGGTTACTCTCCGGAGCGTATCAACCCTGGCGATAAAGTACACACGCTCACCAATATCGTAAAGGTAACATCGGGCTCAACTCCCGAAGTGGCTGAGTTTGTTGACCAGTTATACCGTTCAATTGTAAAAGCAGGAACGCATAAGGCGCCAAGTATTAGGGTTGCCGAGGCTTGTAAGGTAATTGAAAATTCGCAGCGCGACATTAATATTGCATTTGTAAATGAAATCGCCAAAATTTTCAACATTCTTAACATTGATACTCGCGCTGTGCTTGAAGCTGCCGGTACCAAATGGAACTTTTTAAACTTTAAACCTGGCTTAGTAGGGGGGCACTGTACCGGTGTTGACCCTTATTACCTCGCACAAAAAGCGCAGGAGGTTGGCTATCATCCTGAAATTATACTGGCAGGCCGGCGCATAAATGACGGCATGGGAACTTACGTGGCGCAAGAAGTGGTTAAATTGATGATCAAGAATAATATTGCTGTAAAGCATGCCAATATTCTGATACTTGGTTTCACTTTTAAAGAAAACTGCCCCGATGTACGTAATACAAGGGTTATTGATATATTACATACATTGCAGGAATATGATACCAATTGCAAGGTATATGACCCATGGGCAAACCCTGTAGAAGTTGAAACAGAATACGGTTTCAAAATATTTAACAGTATAACAGATTTAATTGGTAAATATGATGCTGTAATTTTAGCAGTGGAACATCGTGAATTTTTAGAGCTTAATTATGAAAATTTGAAGAAAAATGCCACAACTGTTATTTATGATATCAAAAGCGTACTAAATAATACAATAGTAAACGGGCGTCTTTAA